The following are encoded together in the Neomonachus schauinslandi chromosome 15, ASM220157v2, whole genome shotgun sequence genome:
- the MKS1 gene encoding Meckel syndrome type 1 protein: MAETVWSTDTGEAVYRSRDPVRNLRLRVHLQRITSSNFLRYQPAAQPGKDLIDLATFRPHPTASGHRSEQEEEEEVVIGWQEKLFSQFEVDLYRNEAACQSPLDHQYRQEILKLEDSGGRKNRRIFTYTDSDRYTNVEEHCQKMTTAAREVPSFLVERMANVRRRRQDRRGMECGILKSRIVTWEPSEEFVRNNHVINTPLQTMYIMADLGPYGKLGYKKYEHVLCTLKVDSNGVITVKPDFTGLKGPYRMETEGEKQELWKYTVDSVSSLARPEEEEREQRVFKDLYGRHKEYLSSLVGTDFEMTVPGALRLFVNGEVVSAQGYEYDNLYIHFFVELPTTNWSSPAFQQLSGITQTCATKSLGMDKVAYFSYPFTFEASFLHEDESADAVPEWPVLYCEVLSLDSWQRYRVEGYGAVVLPTAPGSHTLTVPTWRPMELGTEAELRRFFIGGSLELEDLSYVRIPGTFKGERLSRFGFRTETTGCITFRLHCLQQSRAFMESSSLRKRMQSVLDRLEGFSQQSSVHNVLDAFRRARRRMQEARESLPQDLVSPSGTMVS; encoded by the exons ATGGCGGAGACGGTCTGGAGCACTGACACCGGGGAGGCTGTGTATCGCTCCCGGGACCCCGTGCGCAACTTGCGCCTCCG GGTCCACCTGCAAAGAATCACATCCAGCAACTTCCTCCGTTACCAGCCTGCTGCCCAGCCTGGGAAAGACCTCATAGACTTGGCCACTTTTAGGCCTCACCCAACCGCCA GTGGACACCGCtcagagcaagaggaagaggaagaggtcgTGATTGGGTGGCAGGAGAAGCTCTTTAGCCAG TTTGAAGTAGATCTGTACCGAAATGAAGCAGCCTGTCAGAGCCCTTTGGATCATCAGTACCGTCAAGAGATCCTGAAGCTGGAGGATTCGGGTGGCAGGAAGAACCGACGAATTTTTACCTACACGGACTCTGACAGATACACCAATGTGgaggag CACTGTCAGAAAATGACCACCGCAGCCCGGGAGGTGCCATCATTCTTGGTCGAACGAATGGCCAATGTCAGGCGGCGACGGCAGGACAGGCGAGGGAT GGAATGTGGCATCCTCAAGTCACGAATTGTCACCTGGGAACCCTCAGAAGAGTTTGTCAGGAACAACCATGTCATCAACACCCCTCTTCAGACAATGTACATCATGGCAGACCTGGGGCCCTATGGGAA GCTTGGCTATAAGAAGTATGAACATGTCCTCTGTACTCTGAAAGTGGACAGCAATGGTGTGATCACAGTAAAACCTGACTTCACCGGCCTCAAAGGACCCTACAg AATGGAGAccgagggggagaagcaggagctgTGGAAGTATACGGTGGACAGCGTGTCGTCCCTCGCGCGGCCggaggaggaggagcgggagCAGCGCGTGTTCAAGGAT CTTTATGGCCGGCACAAGGAGTATCTCAGCAGCCTCGTGGGCACAGACTTTGAGATG ACTGTCCCAGGTGCCCTCCGGCTCTTTGTAAATGGAGAGGTAG tttcagcGCAAGGCTATGAGTATGACAATCTCTACATCCACTTCTTTGTGGAATTGCCAACCACAA ATTGGTCAAGCCCAGCATTCCAGCAGCTCTCAGGAATAACACAGACCTGTGCCACCAAATCCCTGGGAATG GATAAGGTGGCTTACTTCTCCTACCCATTCACATTTGAGGCCTCCTTCCTCCACGAAGACGAATCTGCTG ATGCTGTCCCGGAGTGGCCTGTGCTCTACTGTGAGGTCCTCTCGCTGGACTCCTGGCAGAGGTACCGTGTGGAAGGCTACGGCGCTGTGGTGCTGCCCACCGCCCCAG GCTCGCACACCCTGACAGTCCCCACGTGGAGGCCCATGGAGCTTGGCACGGAGGCTGAGCTGAGGAGGTTTTTCATTGGCGGCTCTCTGGAACTGGAGGACCTCTCCTATGTGCGGATACCAGGAACCTTCAAG GGGGAGCGTCTGAGCCGCTTTGGGTTCCGCACCGAGACCACGGGCTGCATCACCTTCCGCTTGCACTGTCTGCAGCAGTCCAG GGCCTTCATGGAGTCAAGTTCCCTCCGGAAAAGGATGCAGAGCGTGCTGGACCGTCTGGAAGGGTTCAGCCAGCAGAGTTCCGTTCACAATGTGCTGG ACGCCTTCCGTCGCGCCCGGCGCCGCATGCAGGAGGCCCGAGAAAGCCTTCCCCAGGACCTGGTGAGCCCCTCCGGGACCATGGTTTCCTAG
- the EPX gene encoding eosinophil peroxidase: MKLFLALAGVLATLILALPCEGTGPASPMTVETSVLRDCITEAKLLVDTAYNQTQRSVRERLRSGLASPMDLLSYFKQPLAATRTVVRAADYMHVALELLEGRLQLQGSSSFNVTDVLTEPQLRLLSQASGCALQDQEEKCSNKYRTITGRCNNKRRPLLGASNQALARWLPAEYEDRLSLPYGWTPNRKRNGFLLPLVRAVSNQIVRFPRERLTSDRGRALMFMQWGQFIDHDLDFSPESPARVAFTAGVDCEKTCAQLPPCFPIKIPPNDPRIRNQRDCIPFFRSAPACPQNRNKIRNQLNALTSFVDASMVYGSEVSLSLRLRNQTTLLGMLAVNTLFSDNGRALLPFDNLRDDPCLLTNRTARIPCFLAGDSRSSETPKLAAMHTLFMREHNRLAAELKRLNPRWAGEKLYQEARKIVGAMVQIITYRDFLPLVLGKARARRTLGPYRGYCSNVDPRVANVFTLAFRFGHTMLQPFMFRLDSQYQASAPNSHVPLSTSFFATWRIVHEGGIDPIIRGLMATPAKLNRQDSMLVDELRDRLFQQVKRIGLDLAALNMQRSRDHGLPGYNAWRRFCGLSQPQNLAQLSQVLRNQGLARKFLNLYGTPNNIDIWIGAIAEPLLPGARVGPLLACLFENQFRRARNGDRFWWEKPGVFTKRQREALRHVSLSRIVCDNTGITTVSRDIFRANTYPQDFVSCSRIPRLSLSAWRGR, from the exons ATGAAGCTGTTCCTGGCCCTGGCTGGGGTCCTAGCCACACTCATCCTGGCCCTGCCATGTGAGGGCACCGGCCCAG CCTCCCCCATGACAGTGGAGACCTCGGTCCTTCGGGACTGCATAACAGAGGCCAAGTTGCTGGTGGATACTGCCTACAATCAGACTCAGAGGAG CGTCAGGGAGCGCCTCCGCAGTGGCCTGGCCAGCCCCATGGACCTCCTGTCCTACTTCAAACAACCGTTGGCAGCCACCAGGACAGTGGTCCGGGCTGCCGATTATATGCATGTGGCCTTggagctgctggaggggaggttacAGCTCCAGGGATCCAGTTCCTTCAATGTCACTG ATGTGCTGACAGAGCCCCAGCTTCGGCTGCTGTCCCAGGCCAGTGGCTGTGCTCTCCAGGACCAGGAGGAGAAGTGCAGCAACAAGTACCGGACCATCACTGGGAGATGTAACAACAA GAGAAGACCCTTGCTGGGGGCCTCCAACCAGGCCCTGGCCCGCTGGCTGCCGGCTGAGTATGAGGACAGGCTGTCCCTCCCCTACGGCTGGACGCCCAACAGGAAGCGCAAtggtttcctcctccctctc GTCCGAGCTGTCTCCAACCAGATTGTGCGCTTCCCCAGAGAGAGGCTGACCTCCGACCGGGGCAGGGCCCTTATGTTCATGCAGTGGGGCCAGTTCATTGACCACGACTTGGACTTCTCCCCTGAGTCCCCAGCCAGAGTGGCCTTCACTGCGGGCGTGGACTGCGAGAAGACCTGCGCCCAGCTGCCCCCCTGCTTCCCTATCAAG ATCCCACCCAATGACCCCCGCATCAGGAACCAGCGTGACTGCATCCCCTTCTTCCGCTCGGCACCTGCATGTCCCCAAAACAGGAATAAAATCCGAAACCAGCTCAATGCGCTCACCTCCTTTGTGGACGCCAGCATGGTGTATGGCAGCGAGGTCTCCCTCTCCCTGCGGCTCCGCAACCAGACCACTCTCCTGGGGATGCTGGCTGTCAACACCCTCTTCAGCGACAACGGCCGGGCCCTGCTGCCCTTTGACAACCTGCGTGACGACCCCTGCCTCCTCACCAACCGCACAGCGCGCATCCCCTGCTTCCTGGCAG GTGACTCCCGATCATCGGAAACTCCCAAACTGGCGGCTATGCATACCCTCTTTATGCGGGAACACAACCGGCTGGCTGCGGAGCTGAAACGTCTGAATCCCCGGTGGGCCGGAGAAAAGCTGTACCAGGAGGCCCGGAAGATTGTGGGCGCCATGGTCCAG ATCATCACCTACCGAGACTTTCTGCCCCTGGTTCTGGGCAAGGCCCGGGCCAGAAGAACCCTAGGGCCCTACCGGGGGTATTGCTCCAATGTGGACCCTCGTGTGGCCAATGTCTTCACCCTGGCCTTCCGCTTTGGCCACACCATGCTCCAGCCCTTCATGTTCCGCTTGGACAGCCAGTACCAGGCTTCAGCACCCAACTCGCACGTCCCGCTTAGCACTAGCTTCTTTGCCACCTGGCGAATCGTGCATGAAG GTGGCATCGACCCCATCATCCGAGGCCTCATGGCTACCCCTGCCAAGCTGAACCGTCAGGATTCCATGTTAGTGGACGAGCTGCGGGACCGGCTCTTTCAGCAAGTGAAAAGGATCGGGCTGGACCTGGCGGCTCTCAACATGCAGCGCAGCCGGGACCACGGCCTCCCAG GGTACAATGCCTGGAGGCGCTTCTGTGGGCTCtcccagccccagaatctggcACAGCTCAGCCAGGTGCTGCGAAACCAGGGTTTGGCGAGGAAGTTCCTGAATCTGTATGGTACACCTAACAACATTGACATCTGGATTGGGGCCATCGCAGAGCCTCTTTTGCCAGGGGCCCGAGTGGGGCCTCTTCTGGCTTGTCTTTTTGAAAACCAGTTCAGGAGAGCCCGAAATGGTGACAG GTTCTGGTGGGAAAAGCCGGGTGTTTTCACCAAGAGACAGCGCGAGGCCCTGCGCCACGTTTCCTTGTCTCGAATTGTGTGTGACAATACCGGCATTACCACCGTTTCGAGGGACATCTTCAGGGCCAACACTTACCCGCAGGACTTCGTGAGCTGCAGCCGCATCCCCAGGCTGAGCCTGTCAGCCTGGCGAGGCAGATGA